A window of Halobellus sp. LT62 contains these coding sequences:
- a CDS encoding acyl-CoA dehydrogenase family protein, producing the protein MDLLDESVVPEHAREVKREAREFADEHIRPNAEAYFQSAEYPWDVLEAGMDAGLVAQDIGEEYGGEGYDLEQILAINEEFYAADAGIALTLMLASFGCEIVETYGTEEQKDEYLRPVAANDQISGLAVSEPQTGSDMAGMTTTAERTDDGWVLNGEKYWVGNAVEADWLTVYAKTGEGEDRYSNYSMFIVETDAPGYEAEHIPEKIGMRASKQGHIVFDDCEVPEENLIGSEGGGFYVLADFFNHGRVVVGGHGIGLAAHAIEETWTFVHDREAFGRNIAEFQSTQHILADMRMEFEAARALNWRAAHKVETNEDAGFWAAATKTKSTETAMHCAERGMQLHGGRSVLEEYPISRVYRDVRIPVIYEGANEIQRNLIYRQGSI; encoded by the coding sequence ATGGATCTTCTCGACGAATCGGTGGTTCCGGAGCACGCTCGCGAGGTAAAACGCGAGGCGCGCGAGTTCGCCGACGAGCACATCCGCCCGAACGCGGAGGCGTACTTCCAGTCGGCGGAGTACCCCTGGGACGTCCTCGAAGCGGGGATGGACGCGGGACTCGTCGCCCAAGACATCGGCGAGGAGTACGGCGGCGAGGGGTACGACCTCGAACAGATCCTCGCGATCAACGAGGAGTTTTACGCCGCCGACGCGGGAATCGCGCTGACGTTGATGCTCGCCTCCTTCGGCTGTGAAATCGTCGAAACATACGGCACGGAGGAGCAGAAAGACGAGTACCTCCGCCCCGTCGCGGCCAACGATCAGATCTCCGGGCTCGCGGTGTCGGAACCGCAGACCGGGTCGGATATGGCCGGGATGACGACGACGGCCGAGCGGACCGACGACGGCTGGGTGTTGAACGGCGAGAAGTACTGGGTAGGTAATGCGGTAGAGGCCGACTGGCTGACCGTCTACGCGAAGACCGGCGAGGGCGAGGACCGCTACTCGAACTACTCGATGTTCATCGTCGAGACCGATGCGCCGGGCTACGAGGCCGAGCACATTCCCGAGAAGATCGGGATGCGCGCCTCCAAACAGGGTCACATCGTCTTCGACGACTGCGAGGTCCCCGAGGAGAACCTCATCGGGTCCGAGGGCGGCGGATTCTACGTGCTCGCGGACTTTTTCAATCACGGCCGCGTCGTCGTCGGCGGTCACGGCATCGGCCTCGCCGCGCACGCCATCGAGGAGACGTGGACGTTCGTTCACGACCGCGAGGCCTTCGGCCGCAACATCGCAGAGTTCCAGTCGACCCAGCACATCCTCGCGGATATGCGGATGGAGTTCGAGGCCGCGCGCGCGCTCAACTGGCGCGCAGCCCACAAGGTCGAGACGAACGAAGACGCCGGCTTCTGGGCCGCCGCGACGAAGACCAAATCGACCGAGACGGCGATGCACTGCGCCGAGCGTGGGATGCAATTACACGGTGGCCGCTCCGTGCTCGAAGAGTATCCCATCTCCCGCGTCTACCGAGACGTCCGGATTCCGGTCATCTACGAGGGTGCCAACGAGATCCAGCGCAACCTCATCTACCGACAGGGTAGCATCTGA
- a CDS encoding lycopene cyclase domain-containing protein → MAFSRHGTGSRAAAAALASQVHPVFMLPPVAASLFGAILAERFAPGPLGLHVAATFFAVYTAHLKDGYVDFHRRGEDDDHPLTEAGCRWALAGSTLCFAAVTAALAFVSGPATALLTAPMWALGFFHAPQSDTNPVTTTLGYPFGIALAVVGGQHAQTGALAAEALAFGLVFLVTLAGVKIVDDATDYAYDRSIGKRTVAVALGISRGRRLAYALLYAGLTLVLVCTVDGIFPPTAPLAAVAFGLVAAVAARAGPSVATMLLVRGSYVFLAILVVAVWFRPLMGVPLPDIGMLGPYTYLATEVVFGAVALALLLRADAVWRAARTVLALYPIAFVWDWYTLTVGVFAIPLRTGVELAGIPIEEHLFMIVVPALVVGVHETLAGLDE, encoded by the coding sequence ATGGCATTCTCGCGCCACGGCACAGGTTCCCGGGCCGCAGCCGCAGCGCTGGCGTCGCAGGTCCACCCGGTCTTTATGCTCCCGCCAGTCGCCGCGAGCCTGTTCGGCGCGATCCTCGCGGAGCGGTTCGCCCCCGGTCCGCTCGGACTTCACGTCGCCGCGACCTTCTTCGCTGTCTACACCGCGCACCTGAAAGACGGCTACGTCGACTTCCACCGCCGCGGCGAGGACGACGATCATCCGCTGACGGAAGCGGGCTGTCGGTGGGCGCTCGCCGGTTCGACGCTCTGTTTCGCCGCCGTGACAGCTGCGCTCGCGTTCGTTAGCGGTCCCGCGACGGCCCTTCTCACGGCCCCGATGTGGGCGCTCGGGTTCTTCCACGCCCCCCAGTCAGACACCAATCCCGTCACCACGACGCTGGGGTATCCGTTCGGTATCGCGCTCGCGGTCGTTGGCGGACAGCACGCCCAGACCGGAGCGCTCGCCGCCGAGGCGCTCGCGTTCGGTCTCGTGTTTCTCGTCACCCTCGCGGGCGTGAAGATCGTCGACGACGCGACCGACTACGCGTACGATCGATCCATCGGAAAGCGGACGGTCGCGGTCGCCCTCGGAATCTCTCGCGGCCGGCGGCTGGCGTACGCACTGCTGTACGCCGGGTTGACGCTCGTCCTCGTATGTACTGTGGACGGAATATTTCCCCCGACGGCTCCGCTCGCGGCGGTCGCGTTCGGGCTCGTCGCCGCCGTCGCGGCGCGTGCCGGCCCGTCAGTGGCGACGATGCTCCTCGTTCGGGGCTCGTACGTGTTCCTCGCGATTCTCGTCGTTGCCGTCTGGTTCCGGCCGCTGATGGGCGTTCCGCTCCCCGATATCGGTATGCTCGGTCCGTACACGTACCTCGCGACGGAGGTCGTATTCGGTGCCGTCGCCCTCGCGCTGCTCCTGCGAGCCGACGCGGTGTGGCGCGCGGCGCGAACCGTGCTCGCGCTGTATCCGATCGCGTTCGTCTGGGACTGGTACACGCTGACGGTCGGCGTGTTCGCGATTCCGTTACGGACCGGCGTCGAACTCGCCGGGATCCCGATCGAAGAACACCTGTTTATGATCGTCGTCCCCGCCCTCGTCGTGGGCGTCCACGAGACGTTGGCGGGGCTGGACGAGTGA
- a CDS encoding DUF5797 family protein yields the protein MTDDDALSEQAKERLADVVRLQPTKNKELQEQWGLDSGSEVHQFLEGELKDYYYRDDNSLIRATAEAAELVDVEPGVEGGDDEDGGVPSVIRVPQLEAQVFEVVAGPDERSESVVSVLNKVREAFDVDPPVEDVRQALQSLRRKGAVEVIYRTVPTFRLTAPREEIDVEVSES from the coding sequence GTGACCGACGATGACGCCCTCTCGGAGCAGGCGAAAGAACGACTCGCCGACGTCGTTCGCCTGCAGCCGACGAAGAACAAAGAGCTTCAAGAGCAGTGGGGACTGGACTCCGGCAGCGAGGTGCACCAGTTCCTCGAAGGAGAGCTGAAAGACTACTACTACCGCGACGACAACAGCCTGATCCGAGCGACCGCGGAGGCGGCGGAACTCGTCGACGTCGAGCCCGGCGTCGAGGGCGGCGACGACGAGGACGGCGGCGTGCCGTCGGTGATCAGAGTGCCGCAACTGGAAGCGCAGGTGTTCGAGGTCGTCGCCGGTCCCGACGAGCGCTCCGAGAGCGTCGTGAGCGTGCTCAACAAAGTTCGGGAGGCGTTCGACGTCGACCCGCCCGTCGAAGACGTCCGCCAAGCGCTCCAGAGCCTTCGCCGGAAAGGGGCCGTCGAGGTGATCTACCGGACGGTCCCGACGTTCCGGCTGACCGCGCCGCGCGAGGAGATCGACGTCGAAGTGTCCGAGTCGTAG
- a CDS encoding DUF5787 family protein, producing the protein MYPGDAEFGFELLVCRWAEESWPPEGPRSDAVIVARQLGTKRRRWDTVVLECDPAGLAARRQFGERELNSDLLHVVRHAPADWEWYREALPHPGYPWRYVREAIHRADARDVVETRRNGNRIEIRRVAPYPDWLRRIVAVENKPDLDASAARALSGQLEHDVETALADEVWVATEATGRRIEPALLEDLPVDVGIVALSFDESVTGMPHDVAHDAAADTRGDRRSDGVDAADARVEFEGTVEWYPSEVTPTDAEADDERRRRRLELAERAYGRGWRSYHETMRPDCRHFELRRFGAAFVPNCAVKGRSQTAAECAGSCPKFEPEPPLWRTRGWPVEGGPGKGIKRLLRRRREWIRDRECGE; encoded by the coding sequence GTGTACCCCGGAGACGCCGAGTTCGGCTTCGAGCTGCTCGTCTGTCGGTGGGCCGAGGAGTCGTGGCCGCCCGAGGGGCCGCGGAGCGACGCCGTGATCGTCGCCAGACAGCTCGGGACCAAGCGGCGTCGCTGGGACACCGTCGTCCTCGAATGCGACCCCGCGGGACTCGCTGCGCGTCGGCAGTTCGGCGAGCGCGAGCTCAATTCGGACCTGCTGCACGTCGTTCGCCACGCGCCCGCCGACTGGGAGTGGTACCGAGAGGCGCTGCCGCACCCCGGCTACCCGTGGCGCTACGTCCGCGAGGCGATCCACCGGGCGGACGCCCGCGACGTCGTGGAGACGCGGCGCAACGGCAATCGGATCGAGATCAGACGGGTCGCGCCGTATCCCGACTGGCTCCGGCGGATCGTCGCCGTCGAGAACAAGCCCGACCTCGACGCGTCGGCCGCGCGGGCGCTCTCCGGACAGTTGGAACACGACGTCGAGACCGCCCTCGCCGACGAGGTGTGGGTCGCGACCGAGGCGACCGGCCGACGCATCGAGCCCGCGCTGCTCGAAGATCTCCCGGTCGACGTCGGCATCGTGGCGCTCTCGTTCGACGAGAGCGTCACGGGTATGCCTCACGACGTCGCACACGACGCCGCGGCCGATACCCGAGGCGACCGTCGGAGCGACGGCGTCGACGCCGCGGACGCACGGGTCGAATTCGAGGGCACCGTCGAGTGGTATCCGAGCGAGGTGACACCGACGGACGCCGAGGCCGACGACGAGCGACGGCGACGACGGCTCGAACTCGCCGAGCGCGCCTACGGCCGCGGCTGGCGCTCCTACCACGAGACGATGCGCCCGGACTGTCGACACTTCGAGCTTCGGCGCTTCGGGGCTGCGTTCGTCCCGAACTGCGCCGTGAAAGGACGATCGCAGACCGCCGCCGAGTGCGCCGGGTCGTGTCCGAAGTTCGAGCCGGAGCCGCCGCTGTGGCGGACCCGCGGCTGGCCGGTCGAGGGCGGCCCCGGAAAAGGGATCAAGCGGTTGCTCCGTCGGCGTCGCGAGTGGATCCGAGACCGAGAGTGCGGGGAGTGA
- a CDS encoding transcription factor S, with the protein MEFCDECGSMMKTDGDVWVCGACGYEKPRDAAEEADMTSTAKREDSEIVDMSDVDDAEIGPTTTVICPECGHDRARYEMKQIRSADESETRFFTCVECGHKWREDDH; encoded by the coding sequence ATGGAGTTCTGCGACGAATGCGGTTCGATGATGAAGACCGACGGCGACGTCTGGGTCTGCGGCGCGTGCGGCTACGAGAAGCCCCGAGACGCGGCTGAGGAGGCCGATATGACCTCGACCGCGAAGCGCGAAGACAGCGAGATCGTCGATATGTCCGATGTCGACGACGCCGAGATAGGCCCGACGACGACAGTCATCTGCCCCGAATGCGGCCACGATCGCGCGCGCTACGAGATGAAGCAGATCCGCTCGGCCGACGAATCGGAGACCCGATTTTTCACCTGCGTCGAGTGCGGCCACAAGTGGCGCGAAGACGACCACTGA
- a CDS encoding nascent polypeptide-associated complex protein: MFGGGGMNPRKMKQMMEQMGIDVTELDVEEVVITTADEELVFSDAQVTRMDAQGQQTYQVVGDPESREKSANAAAGAVEGDSDDADTDEAGSSGDAIPDEDVQLVAERAGVDTDTAREALETNDGDLAAAIADLE, encoded by the coding sequence ATGTTCGGAGGAGGCGGTATGAACCCACGGAAGATGAAGCAGATGATGGAACAGATGGGCATCGACGTCACCGAACTCGACGTCGAGGAGGTCGTCATCACGACGGCCGACGAAGAGCTCGTCTTCTCGGACGCGCAGGTCACCCGGATGGACGCGCAGGGCCAGCAGACCTATCAGGTCGTCGGCGACCCCGAGAGCCGCGAGAAGAGCGCAAACGCGGCCGCAGGTGCAGTCGAAGGTGATAGCGACGACGCCGACACAGATGAGGCCGGAAGCAGCGGTGACGCGATTCCCGACGAGGACGTCCAACTCGTCGCCGAGCGCGCCGGCGTCGACACCGATACGGCCCGGGAAGCGCTCGAAACGAACGACGGCGACCTCGCGGCCGCCATCGCCGACCTCGAGTGA
- the menE gene encoding o-succinylbenzoate--CoA ligase encodes MRDWLAHRAKIEPHVPALVVAESGDAYSFGNLDTLVDDLAGRLAAAGVDPEMHLGAVLDARLEYVCLIHAAMRLGVTLVPMGDGLTARELAAQIETADVDAVVCEAESEQTVVDAVDAIAADRAPAADNTTDTDDTTAANDTTAATDDTTAATADADDNSPDGPDLLLTVDDSETDATKPLSDVVAEPVTPAEWSLETRQLLLFTSGTTGDPKAVPLTTGNLLASAVASAFRLGFDPEDRWLVTLSLHHMGGIAPILRMPLYGMTVLFRETFDAGAVADDLDRYDATAISLVPTMLRRMLERRGTLSDSLRVVLLGGAPAPAGLIERCRDYSIPVHPTYGMTETASQIATARPREAFDAPDSVGRPLFMTEVTVVDEEGQPLQTGESGELVVAGPTVTRGYYGDDEATTDAFGRFGLHTGDVGVFDDEGILRILNRIDDRIVTGGENVEPGEVVDVLLDHPDVREAAVVGVPDAQWGERVSAVVVPRRDSAADSQDAADATEAADPADAAVDRAELIDFARERLAGFKLPKTIAVTDALPRTVSGTVDREAVRGLVSEPTADSDE; translated from the coding sequence ATGCGCGATTGGCTCGCTCACCGCGCGAAGATAGAGCCGCACGTTCCGGCGCTCGTCGTCGCCGAATCCGGCGACGCCTACTCGTTCGGCAACCTCGACACGCTCGTCGACGATCTCGCCGGACGCCTCGCGGCCGCCGGCGTCGACCCGGAGATGCATCTCGGCGCGGTGCTGGATGCCCGACTCGAATACGTCTGCCTGATCCACGCGGCGATGCGCCTCGGCGTGACGCTCGTGCCGATGGGCGACGGGCTGACCGCTCGGGAACTCGCGGCCCAGATCGAGACCGCGGACGTCGACGCCGTCGTCTGCGAGGCCGAAAGCGAGCAGACGGTCGTCGATGCGGTCGACGCCATCGCCGCCGATCGGGCCCCTGCAGCCGACAACACGACCGATACCGACGACACGACCGCGGCCAACGACACGACTGCCGCTACCGACGACACGACTGCCGCTACTGCCGACGCAGACGATAACTCGCCTGACGGACCCGATCTGCTGCTCACCGTCGACGACTCGGAAACCGACGCCACGAAACCGCTCTCTGACGTCGTCGCCGAGCCCGTCACGCCCGCGGAGTGGTCGCTAGAGACCCGTCAACTGCTTCTGTTCACTTCGGGGACGACCGGCGACCCGAAAGCCGTGCCGTTGACGACCGGAAACCTCCTCGCCAGCGCCGTCGCCTCCGCGTTCCGGCTCGGGTTCGATCCCGAGGACCGCTGGCTCGTGACGCTCTCGCTGCACCACATGGGCGGTATCGCGCCGATTCTGCGGATGCCGCTGTACGGAATGACGGTGCTCTTCCGCGAAACGTTCGACGCGGGGGCGGTCGCAGACGACCTCGACAGATACGACGCGACGGCGATTTCGCTCGTGCCGACGATGCTCCGACGGATGCTGGAGCGCCGCGGGACGCTCTCGGACTCGCTCCGAGTCGTGTTACTCGGTGGGGCACCCGCCCCGGCCGGTCTCATAGAGCGCTGTCGGGACTACTCGATCCCCGTGCACCCGACGTACGGAATGACCGAGACCGCCTCACAGATCGCCACCGCGCGACCGAGAGAAGCCTTCGATGCGCCGGACAGCGTCGGTCGACCGCTATTTATGACAGAGGTGACCGTCGTCGACGAGGAGGGCCAGCCACTGCAGACAGGAGAGTCGGGGGAACTCGTCGTCGCCGGGCCGACCGTGACGCGCGGGTACTACGGCGATGACGAGGCGACCACCGATGCGTTCGGGCGGTTCGGACTCCACACCGGCGACGTCGGCGTCTTCGATGACGAGGGGATACTGCGGATCCTGAACCGCATCGACGACCGCATCGTCACCGGTGGCGAGAACGTCGAGCCCGGCGAGGTGGTCGATGTCCTGCTCGATCACCCCGACGTTCGGGAGGCGGCCGTCGTCGGCGTTCCGGACGCCCAGTGGGGCGAGCGTGTCTCCGCGGTGGTAGTCCCCCGGCGCGATTCGGCGGCCGACTCCCAAGACGCGGCGGACGCCACCGAGGCCGCAGATCCCGCGGACGCCGCGGTCGACCGCGCCGAACTGATCGACTTCGCGCGGGAACGGCTGGCGGGGTTCAAACTCCCGAAAACGATTGCCGTCACCGATGCGCTTCCCCGAACCGTCTCGGGCACCGTCGACCGCGAGGCCGTCCGCGGACTGGTCTCGGAGCCGACCGCCGATAGCGACGAATAA
- a CDS encoding tRNA (adenine-N1)-methyltransferase — protein sequence MSYLLVHDDREYLRAPGDELQTDLGVLDVPEDVEPGDVLETHLGEAFVVRRLRGPDLFNHFERTGAPMMPRDVGLVVGHTGIAAGDRVLDAGTGTGVLAAYLGRMHADVVSYEIDPDFADVARENMRLAGVDDRVEVRTGDLSTELDAAVEDGPFDALTLDTGDAPDIVERAPDLLADGGHAAVYSPFVENSREAVESAREAGLVDVETYETIQREMDFGARGSRPSTAGVGHTGYLTFARNGR from the coding sequence GTGAGCTACCTGCTCGTTCACGACGACCGCGAGTACCTGCGCGCGCCGGGCGACGAGCTCCAGACGGACCTCGGCGTCCTCGACGTCCCCGAAGACGTCGAACCCGGCGACGTCTTGGAGACGCATCTCGGCGAGGCGTTCGTCGTCCGCCGGCTCCGCGGTCCCGACCTCTTCAACCACTTCGAGCGAACCGGCGCGCCGATGATGCCCAGAGACGTCGGGCTGGTCGTCGGCCACACCGGCATCGCCGCTGGCGACCGCGTCCTCGACGCCGGCACCGGGACGGGCGTCCTCGCGGCGTACCTCGGCCGGATGCACGCAGACGTCGTCAGCTACGAGATCGATCCCGACTTCGCCGACGTCGCCCGCGAGAATATGCGACTGGCGGGCGTCGACGACCGCGTCGAGGTTAGGACGGGCGACCTCTCGACCGAGCTCGACGCCGCGGTCGAGGACGGCCCGTTCGACGCGCTCACGCTCGACACCGGCGACGCGCCCGACATCGTCGAACGCGCGCCGGATCTCCTCGCCGACGGCGGCCACGCCGCCGTGTACTCACCGTTCGTCGAGAACAGCCGCGAGGCCGTCGAGTCCGCACGCGAGGCGGGACTCGTCGACGTCGAAACGTACGAGACGATCCAGCGGGAGATGGACTTCGGCGCGCGCGGCTCCCGCCCATCGACTGCGGGCGTCGGCCACACGGGCTATCTGACGTTCGCGCGCAACGGCCGCTGA
- the mce gene encoding methylmalonyl-CoA epimerase, whose amino-acid sequence MAFDHLGIATTDGASLAATFEALFDAPVVHEETFDGMAVRFLQLDGGYFELLEPEDGGTIARFLDRNGPGIHHVALRTEALDAALERARDVGVDLVDEEPRPGAWGHEVAFLHPRSTGGVLVEYVQHDG is encoded by the coding sequence ATGGCGTTCGACCACCTCGGGATCGCGACGACCGACGGCGCGAGCCTCGCGGCGACGTTCGAGGCGCTGTTCGACGCGCCGGTGGTCCACGAGGAGACGTTCGACGGGATGGCCGTCCGGTTTCTCCAACTCGACGGCGGCTATTTCGAGCTGCTGGAACCGGAAGACGGCGGGACGATCGCGCGGTTTCTGGATCGCAATGGCCCCGGGATTCACCACGTCGCGCTCCGGACAGAAGCGCTCGACGCCGCCTTGGAGCGCGCCCGCGACGTCGGCGTCGACCTCGTCGACGAGGAGCCACGACCGGGCGCGTGGGGTCACGAGGTCGCCTTCCTGCACCCCCGATCGACCGGCGGCGTTCTCGTCGAGTACGTCCAGCACGATGGGTGA
- a CDS encoding pyridoxamine 5'-phosphate oxidase family protein, which translates to MTDRVDPDRVRGGRMTDTEIDAYLSEQGTGVLSLAEGNRAYAVPISFGYETGRAVFSYWQFGSDSRKKAFSEATERACLTVYDIESQTDWRSVLAFGTLRELSTEEWGAVGELMDDNAWSPDLSSVGRRQLSIVGYELSIEEATGLQRRPEAERE; encoded by the coding sequence ATGACGGACCGAGTCGACCCCGATCGGGTTCGCGGCGGACGGATGACCGACACGGAGATCGACGCCTATCTGTCCGAGCAGGGAACCGGCGTGCTCTCGTTGGCCGAAGGCAACCGCGCGTACGCGGTCCCAATCTCGTTCGGCTACGAGACCGGTCGCGCCGTGTTCTCCTACTGGCAGTTCGGCTCCGACAGCCGGAAAAAAGCGTTCAGCGAGGCGACCGAACGCGCGTGCCTGACCGTGTACGATATCGAGTCCCAGACCGACTGGCGGAGCGTGCTCGCGTTCGGGACGCTCCGCGAGCTGTCGACCGAGGAGTGGGGAGCGGTGGGAGAACTGATGGACGACAACGCGTGGTCACCGGATCTCTCCTCGGTCGGTCGGCGACAGCTGTCGATCGTCGGGTACGAACTCTCGATCGAGGAAGCGACCGGGCTGCAGCGGCGTCCCGAGGCGGAGCGCGAGTGA
- a CDS encoding acyl-CoA mutase large subunit family protein: MFDSDDLAAIRAGKREWEESTLASTLDRFGERRERFTTDTGGQTVERLYTPDDVAGLDYGEDLGFPGEDPYTRGVYPTMHRGRLWTMRQYAGMGTARETNERFRYLIEQGSSGLSMAFDLPTQKGYDSDAAMAAGEVGKAGVAIDSLRDMEVVFDGIPLDEVSTSMTINAPAAVLLAMYVAIGDQQGVSREELRGTIQNDILKEYIARNLYIYPPEPSMRLITDLFEFCASEVPNFNTISISGYHIREAGSTAAQEVAFTLADGIEYVEAAIDAGLDVDDFAPKLSFFFNAHNNVLEEVAKFRAARRMWAQIMEERFGAEDEKSKQLKFHAQTGGSTLTAQQIENNVVRVAYQALAAVLGGAQSLHTNGKDEALSLPTEKSVRTALRTQQILAHESGVADTIDPLGGSYYVESLTDDIEAEAFELIGEIDERGGMLSAVESGWVKRQIQDVAFERQREIESGERIVVGVNEYEVDDDAGVDIQAVDAADESRQKERLRAVKDERDDDEVEAALSALREAAAGDANLVPPIVDAVKAYATVGEISDVLRETFGEYRPSV; the protein is encoded by the coding sequence ATGTTCGATTCCGACGACCTCGCGGCGATCAGAGCGGGAAAGCGCGAGTGGGAGGAGTCGACGCTCGCCTCGACGCTGGACCGCTTCGGCGAGCGACGGGAGCGGTTCACCACGGACACCGGCGGTCAAACGGTCGAGCGGCTCTACACCCCCGACGACGTCGCCGGTCTCGACTACGGCGAGGATCTCGGGTTCCCGGGCGAGGATCCCTACACGCGCGGTGTCTACCCGACGATGCACCGCGGGCGGCTCTGGACGATGCGACAGTACGCGGGGATGGGGACCGCCCGCGAGACCAACGAGCGCTTTCGCTACCTCATCGAGCAGGGCTCCTCGGGGCTGTCGATGGCGTTCGACCTCCCGACGCAGAAGGGATACGACTCCGACGCCGCGATGGCGGCCGGTGAGGTCGGCAAGGCGGGCGTCGCCATCGACTCCCTCCGCGATATGGAGGTCGTCTTCGACGGGATCCCCCTCGACGAGGTGTCGACGTCGATGACGATCAACGCGCCCGCGGCGGTGCTTCTCGCGATGTACGTCGCGATCGGCGACCAGCAGGGCGTCTCCAGAGAGGAGCTCCGTGGAACGATCCAGAACGACATCCTCAAGGAGTACATCGCCCGCAACCTCTACATCTACCCGCCGGAGCCGTCGATGCGACTCATCACCGACCTCTTCGAGTTTTGCGCATCCGAGGTCCCGAATTTCAACACCATCTCGATCTCGGGGTATCACATCCGGGAAGCCGGATCGACGGCGGCCCAAGAGGTCGCGTTCACGCTCGCCGACGGCATCGAGTACGTCGAGGCCGCGATCGACGCGGGGCTCGACGTCGACGACTTCGCCCCGAAGCTGTCGTTTTTCTTCAACGCGCACAACAACGTCCTCGAGGAGGTCGCGAAGTTCCGCGCCGCCCGACGGATGTGGGCCCAGATTATGGAAGAGCGGTTCGGGGCCGAAGACGAGAAGTCCAAACAGCTGAAGTTCCACGCCCAGACCGGCGGCTCGACGCTCACCGCTCAGCAGATCGAGAACAACGTCGTCCGCGTCGCCTATCAGGCGCTGGCGGCCGTTCTCGGCGGGGCCCAAAGCCTCCACACCAACGGCAAGGACGAGGCGCTGTCGCTGCCGACGGAGAAATCAGTGCGGACGGCGCTGCGGACCCAGCAGATCCTCGCGCACGAGTCGGGCGTCGCGGACACGATCGACCCGCTCGGCGGCAGCTACTACGTGGAGTCGCTCACCGACGACATCGAGGCGGAGGCGTTCGAGCTCATCGGGGAGATCGACGAGCGCGGCGGGATGCTCTCGGCCGTCGAGTCCGGGTGGGTCAAGCGGCAGATTCAGGACGTCGCCTTCGAGCGCCAGCGCGAGATCGAAAGCGGCGAGCGCATCGTCGTCGGCGTCAACGAGTACGAGGTCGACGACGACGCCGGCGTCGACATCCAAGCGGTCGACGCGGCCGACGAGAGCCGGCAGAAAGAGCGCCTCAGAGCGGTGAAAGACGAACGCGACGACGACGAAGTCGAGGCCGCGCTTTCGGCGCTTCGGGAGGCGGCAGCGGGTGACGCGAACCTCGTGCCGCCGATCGTCGACGCCGTGAAGGCGTACGCGACGGTCGGCGAGATCTCCGACGTGTTGCGTGAGACGTTCGGCGAGTACCGTCCCAGCGTGTAG